A window of Desulforegulaceae bacterium genomic DNA:
AAGATTATAAATGTTGAAACCAAAGCAGGATCTATAGTTCCCCTTCTTGATATAAATTTTGACGGGATAGTTGATTCTGTAAAAGTTGATATGGGTGAGCCCATTCTTGAATCTGGGCTTATTCCATCCACTATAGATAAAGAAAAAATTATATCTGAAAAAATTAATGTTTGCGGTAAAGAACTGGAAATAACAGCAGTTTCCATGGGAAATCCCCATTCTGTTATTTTTATTGATGATGAAATTGAAGATTCTCTTTTTTTTAAACTTGGGCCTGCCATTGAAAATCATGAATTTTTTCCGGCTAAAACCAATGTTGAATTTGCAAGGGTGATTTCTGAAAATGAAATCTTTGTAAGAGTTTGGGAAAGAGGAGCAGGAGAAACCCTGGGGTGTGGAACCGGAGCTTGTGCTTGTGTTGTTGCAGGAGTTTTAAATCATAAAACTTCAGATAAGGTAAAGGTAAGACTTAAAGGCGGTTCTCTTGATATAAAGTGGAACAAAGCCAACAACCACATTTTTAAGACAGGCCCTGCAAAACTTGTTTATGAAACTTCAATTGACTTGGAAAGGATAAAAAATGATTTATAACAGAGCTTTAAAAGCAGCTGAATTTGTGGAAGATGTTTTTGCTGAGGCTGAAACAGGGATTTTTCTTGGGACAGGGCTTGGGGGCTCTGTTGATTTTATGAAGGTGATTGAGAGCGTTCCCTATTCTGAAATTCCACATTTTCCAATTTCAACTGTAGAAAGTCATGCAGGGGAAATGATTTTAGGTGAAATTTCAGGTAAAAAAGTAATTGCAATGAAAGGCAGATTTCATCTTTATGAAGGCTATACAGCAGCTCAGGTTTCCTTCCCTGTAAGATTGATGCAGGTTCTTGGAATAAAAAATCTTGTAGTTACAAATTCTTCAGGAGGCCTCAACCTAAGCTTTAAACCCGGAGATTTGATGATTATTGAAGATCATATAAATCTTACAGGAGAAAATCCCCTTGTTGGAATAAATGATGAAAATCTGGGTCCAAGATTTCCTGATATGAGCTGTGCCTATGATTTGGAATTAAGAGAGTTTGCTTTTGAAGCAGGTGAAGAACTTGATATTTATATTCAAAAAGGTGTTTATGCTGGTCTTAAAGGTCCTTCACTTGAAACTCCTGCTGAAAACAGGTTTTTAAGAACAATAGGAGCAGATGCAGTAGGTCTTTCAACTGTGTGCGAAGTTATTGCAGGCAATCATGCAGGGATGAGGGTTCTTGGAATGTCCATTATAACAAATATAAATAACCCAGATGAGCCTGAAGAAGCAAAGCTTGAAGATATAATAGATGTAGCCGAAGACTCAGCTGACAAACTTGAAAAGGTTTTGAAAATTATAATAAGAAAGATTTGATAAATGACAGACAAAGCAGATCTTTTGCTTACCAACGGTACAATAGTTACAGTAGATGAAAATAATACAATAATTGAAAATGGAGATTTAGCATTAAAAAACGGAAAGATCTCCGCCATAGGAAAAAATCTTGATATCAGGGCTGATAAAACCCAGTCTCTTGAAGGGGCAATAATCTTGCCTGGACTTATAAATACTCACACCCATGCTGCAATGACTCTTTTAAGAGGTTATTCAGACGATCTTCCCTTGATGGAATGGCTTGGTGATATTCAATCTGTAGAAGGTTTGCTTGAAGCCGGGGACGTATATGCAGGGACATTTCTTGGATGTCTTGAAATGCTTAAAGCAGGAACTACATGTTTTACAGATATGTATTTTTTTGAAGATCAGGTTGCAAAAGCTGCTATTGATTCAGGAATTAAAGTTTTTGCTGGGGAAGGGATTTTAAATTTTCCAACAGTCAGTGCCAAATCCCCTGAAGAAGCTCTTCAAATTACTGAAAATCTTTATTTTAAATACAAAAACCATCCTTTAGTAAAAGTATGTGTTGCACCTCATTCGGTTTATCTTTTAGATGAAAAATATCTTTGTAAAGCCAGCGAACTTTCCACGAAGAATAATCTCCCTTTAATTATTCATCTTTCTGAGACAGCTTCAGAAGTTTCAGAAGTTATTAGGAAAACAGGTAAAACTCCAGTAAGATACTTAAATGATCTTGGGCTTTTAAACAAAAATGTTCTTGCAGTTCATTGTGTTGTTGTTGATGATGAGGAAATTGATATTTTAAAAAATCATAATGTAAAAGTTTCCCATAATCCTGAAAGCAATATGAAGCTTGCATCAGGAATAGCTCCTGTGCCTGAAATGCTTGAAAAAGGTATTTGTGTGGGGCTTGGTACAGACGGAGCTGCCAGCAATAATGACTTATGTCTTTTAAGTGAAATGGATACAGCAGCAAAGCTTCACAAGGTAAACAAACTTGACCCCACTGTTGTTTCAGCAAGACAGGCTCTTAGAATGTCAACTATAGATGCGGCAAGATGTCTTGGAATAGAAAATGAAACAGGTTCAATTGAAGTTGGAAAAGCCGGGGATCTTCTTGTTTTAAATCATCAGCTTCCAGGGTTGAATCCAATGTATTCTCCTGAATCTCATATAGTTTATTCAGCCTCAAGAAGAGAGGTTAAAGATGTTTATGTAAATGGGAAAAAAGTTGTTTCAAATGGAGAAGCAATTTTTGCAGATACTGCCCAGGCCATAAAAAATGTAAATAAAATCATAAAAAAATTTAAAAAAAGATAAATTTAAGCAAATTTGAAAACTTTGTAATATCTGGTCTAAATAAAAATCTCGTCTAAATAAAAACAAGGTCTAAACAAAATGAAAAACCAGGCAGATCTTTTACTTAAAAATTTGAAAGTGGTTAATGTTTATACAGATGAAATTGAAAAAAAAGACATTGCTATAAAAAATGGGATGATCATAGGTTTTGGTGATTATTTTGCAAAAGAAGAAATAGACTGCAAAGGTTTTTTTGCAGCTCCAGGCCTTGTGGATTCCCATGTACATATTGAAAGCTCAATGGTTTCTGTTCCTGAATTTGCCAAGGCTGTATTAAAAAGCGGGACAACAACTGTGGTGGCAGATCCCCATGAAATTGCCAATGTTCTTGGAACAAAGGGAATTGATTATATGATTTCTGAATCAAAAGATCTTCCCGTTGATATATTTTTTATGATTCCTTCCTGTGTTCCTTCAACCGATATGGAAACTTCAGGAGCAGTTCTTGAAGCAGAAGATATAAAGCCTTATTTGAAAAATCCAAGGGTTGCAGGTCTTGGGGAGGTAATGAATTATCCCGGAGTTATTTCTGGAGATCCAAAAATTATTGCAAAAATAGACGCCTGTCTTGAAACTGGAAAAGTTGTTGATGGACACGCTCCCTTTGTTACAGGAAAAGATCTTTGTGCTTATGTTAATGCCGGAGTTGCAAGTGATCATGAGTGTGTTTCCCATGAGGAAGCTCTTGAAAAACTTTCTCTTGGAATGAGAATAATGGTAAGGGAAGGTACTTGTGCTAGAAACTTGAATGACCTTTTTCCTGCAATTAATGAAAAAACATCTGAAAGAATGATGTGGTGCACAGATGACAGACATCCCCATGATTTAATTTCAGGTCATGTAAGTGAAATAATTTCAGATGCAATATCTTTTGGTCTTGATCCAAGCACAGCAATCAGAATGGGAACCTTGTCTCCATGCGAATATTTTAAATTTTTTGACAGGGGGGCAATTGCTCCGGGAAAAATAGCAGATATTATCCTTTTTAAAGATTTGGCTGATTTCAAACCCAGCATTGTTTATAAGTCAGGAAAAAAAGTTTTTGAAAATGGAAGCTACTCAGAATCAGTGAAATTTAAACATTCTGAAAAAAGCCCTTCTTTGATGAACCTTGATCCTGAAATCCTTGATTTTTCCATTCCATCTGAAGAAGGAAAAAGGATAAATATAATTGGTGTGGTAGAAGATCAAGTTGTAACAAAAAGGTTTTGTGAGTTTCCAAAAAATGAAAACGGATTTGCAGTTTCAGATATAAAAAGAGATATATTAAAGCTTTGTGTAGTGGAGCGTTATTCAGGAAAAGGCAAAACTGGAAAAGGTTTTGTAAAAGGCTTTGGAATACAAAAAGGGGCTTTTGCTTCAAGTGTGGGCCATGATTCCCACAATATAATAGCCTGCGGAGTCAACGATGAAGACATGAAAACTGCAGCAGCAAAAGTAATTGAAATGAAAGGCGGATTTGCAGTTGCTGATAATGGAGTGGTTATTGCTTCGCTTGCTCTTCCCATTGCAGGGCTGATGTCAGAAAAATCTCTTGAAGAGGTAATTCTTGAGCTTGATGAAGTTTTAAAAGCTGTTTCCAATCTTGGTGCAAATCAAAAAGATCCTTTTATAAGCTTGGGCTTTTTATCCCTTCCAGTTATACCCGAGCTTAAACTTACTGACTTTGGACTGATTGATGTGGAAAAATTTCAGCCAATTCCTTTATTTACAGATTAGTTTGGATTTTAAATGAAACTTTCTGATTTAAAAGAACCAGTTATTGCAGCCCATAGAGGATTGTCTTCTCTTTTTCCCGAGAATACAATGCCAGCTTTTATTGCAGCTCTTAATTTGGGTTGTGTTATGATTGAGCTTGATGTGGGAACAACAAAAGATGGAGAGGCTGTTGTTATCCATGACGCTACATTGGAAAGAACAACATCAGGCCTTGGGAGGGTGTCTGAAAAATTTTTTTCAGATATTTTTTTTAAAGCAGATGCTGGCATCCGTTTAAGCTCAGGTAAAATTTCTACAAAAGTTCCAAGGCTTGAAGAAGTTTTAAATCTTGTAAAAAAAAGAGCTGTTTTAAATATTGAAATAAAATCTGAAGTTTATATCAAAGGCGATG
This region includes:
- the dapF gene encoding diaminopimelate epimerase, with protein sequence MRIHLSKMQGIGNDFILVDDRSSFILKEIDYSSLAKKLCNRRFSLGADGLIFAVRSNTHDIGFKIFNPDGSEAEMCGNGMRCFAKYVYEKAIFMQKIINVETKAGSIVPLLDINFDGIVDSVKVDMGEPILESGLIPSTIDKEKIISEKINVCGKELEITAVSMGNPHSVIFIDDEIEDSLFFKLGPAIENHEFFPAKTNVEFARVISENEIFVRVWERGAGETLGCGTGACACVVAGVLNHKTSDKVKVRLKGGSLDIKWNKANNHIFKTGPAKLVYETSIDLERIKNDL
- a CDS encoding purine-nucleoside phosphorylase, with the protein product MIYNRALKAAEFVEDVFAEAETGIFLGTGLGGSVDFMKVIESVPYSEIPHFPISTVESHAGEMILGEISGKKVIAMKGRFHLYEGYTAAQVSFPVRLMQVLGIKNLVVTNSSGGLNLSFKPGDLMIIEDHINLTGENPLVGINDENLGPRFPDMSCAYDLELREFAFEAGEELDIYIQKGVYAGLKGPSLETPAENRFLRTIGADAVGLSTVCEVIAGNHAGMRVLGMSIITNINNPDEPEEAKLEDIIDVAEDSADKLEKVLKIIIRKI
- a CDS encoding amidohydrolase, which gives rise to MTDKADLLLTNGTIVTVDENNTIIENGDLALKNGKISAIGKNLDIRADKTQSLEGAIILPGLINTHTHAAMTLLRGYSDDLPLMEWLGDIQSVEGLLEAGDVYAGTFLGCLEMLKAGTTCFTDMYFFEDQVAKAAIDSGIKVFAGEGILNFPTVSAKSPEEALQITENLYFKYKNHPLVKVCVAPHSVYLLDEKYLCKASELSTKNNLPLIIHLSETASEVSEVIRKTGKTPVRYLNDLGLLNKNVLAVHCVVVDDEEIDILKNHNVKVSHNPESNMKLASGIAPVPEMLEKGICVGLGTDGAASNNDLCLLSEMDTAAKLHKVNKLDPTVVSARQALRMSTIDAARCLGIENETGSIEVGKAGDLLVLNHQLPGLNPMYSPESHIVYSASRREVKDVYVNGKKVVSNGEAIFADTAQAIKNVNKIIKKFKKR
- the ade gene encoding adenine deaminase; translation: MKNQADLLLKNLKVVNVYTDEIEKKDIAIKNGMIIGFGDYFAKEEIDCKGFFAAPGLVDSHVHIESSMVSVPEFAKAVLKSGTTTVVADPHEIANVLGTKGIDYMISESKDLPVDIFFMIPSCVPSTDMETSGAVLEAEDIKPYLKNPRVAGLGEVMNYPGVISGDPKIIAKIDACLETGKVVDGHAPFVTGKDLCAYVNAGVASDHECVSHEEALEKLSLGMRIMVREGTCARNLNDLFPAINEKTSERMMWCTDDRHPHDLISGHVSEIISDAISFGLDPSTAIRMGTLSPCEYFKFFDRGAIAPGKIADIILFKDLADFKPSIVYKSGKKVFENGSYSESVKFKHSEKSPSLMNLDPEILDFSIPSEEGKRINIIGVVEDQVVTKRFCEFPKNENGFAVSDIKRDILKLCVVERYSGKGKTGKGFVKGFGIQKGAFASSVGHDSHNIIACGVNDEDMKTAAAKVIEMKGGFAVADNGVVIASLALPIAGLMSEKSLEEVILELDEVLKAVSNLGANQKDPFISLGFLSLPVIPELKLTDFGLIDVEKFQPIPLFTD
- a CDS encoding glycerophosphodiester phosphodiesterase family protein — encoded protein: MKLSDLKEPVIAAHRGLSSLFPENTMPAFIAALNLGCVMIELDVGTTKDGEAVVIHDATLERTTSGLGRVSEKFFSDIFFKADAGIRLSSGKISTKVPRLEEVLNLVKKRAVLNIEIKSEVYIKGDDRKSSEAMILELVKQKGMMEQVVFSSFNHKILLRLRNLSQAANLGILTSGEPRPPIGLTRNLNAYSWHPDQRNLSAKHIKDYKKHTNKKVIPYTVNKSKRASRLIKAGVSGFFTDYPQKFI